In the genome of Muntiacus reevesi chromosome 5, mMunRee1.1, whole genome shotgun sequence, one region contains:
- the OPN3 gene encoding LOW QUALITY PROTEIN: opsin-3 (The sequence of the model RefSeq protein was modified relative to this genomic sequence to represent the inferred CDS: inserted 1 base in 1 codon; substituted 2 bases at 2 genomic stop codons), with translation MHVKVHGLAVLVGIVSIITLTRLACECYICVIHVRVIHFPQAWRSIPCIWLSSIVWSGASLLGWNNHILDMHGPGCTGDWPSKDTSHSSFVLFLFLGCLXGVIAHCQGHILFSIQNLLLNIQLYFLPTQFXRALLQLFHFXLLRCQTPAKDISAFGREMCLRSIVMSKKKRDKPKQKVTFNFSSIIFITNDESLSVGNSDRTNGSKVDVIQVYPLQE, from the exons ATGCATGTGAAAGTTCATGGGCTGGCGGTGCTAGTAG GGATTGTTTCCATCATCACCCTAACCAGGCTGGCGTGTGAGTGTTATATTTGCGTGATCCATGTCAGAGTGATCCATTTCCCCCAGGCCTGGAGAAGCATTCCTTGCATCTGGCTGTCCTCAATAGTGTGGTCAGGAGCATCTCTCCTGGGCTGGAACAACCACATCCTGGACATGCATGGACCAGGCTGCACTGGAGACTGGCCATCCAAGGACACCAGCCACTCATCCTTtgtgcttttcttgtttcttggctgcc ATGGTGTCATTGCTCATTGTCAAGGCCATATTCTCTTTTCCATTCAAAAT CTTTTACTTAATATTCAACTTTATTTTCTCCCTACCCAGTTTTAAAGAGCCCTCTTGCAGCTCTTCCATTTCTAACTGCTGAGATGCCAGACACCGGCTAAAGACATATCTGCATTTGGGAGAGAAATGTGTTTAAGATCCATTGTGAtgtcaaagaaaaaaagggacaagccaaagcaaaaagtgacttttaacttttcttccatcatTTTTATAACCAATGATGAATCATTATCAGTGGGTAACAGTGACAGAACCAATGGGTCAAAGGTTGATGTAATCCAAGTTTATCCTTTACAGGAATGA